The following are encoded together in the Humulus lupulus chromosome 5, drHumLupu1.1, whole genome shotgun sequence genome:
- the LOC133780402 gene encoding gibberellin 20 oxidase 1-A-like — MAPVTTTSTQEHEDLKPTVFDSSVLEGQSSIPTQFIWPHEERPSDDAPPLHVPVINLAGFLSGDPAEVMEVCRLVDEACRKHGFFLVVNHGIESQLIARARSYMDEFFELPFSEKQRVLRKPGELFGYSSSLNGRFSSKLPWKETLSVHYSTRKNTPTNIVKDYLRNTLGEHFEEPGSVFQDLSNAMSRLSLEIVELLGASLGVGRAHFKDFYEETDSIMRLNNYPSCPKPELTLGIGPHSDPASLTILHQHQVGGLQVFVDDKWCSVSSDFDAFVVNIGDTFMALSNGIYKSCFHRVVVNNQKPRKTLAFFLTVSTEKVISPPSELVNDSNPRIYPDFTWPQFVEFTLNHYRADMHTLKMFANWLHQNKN, encoded by the exons ATGGCTCCTGTAACTACTACAAGCACGCAAGAACATGAAGATCTGAAACCGACAGTGTTTGATTCTTCAGTGCTTGAAGGCCAGTCGAGCATACCCACCCAATTCATATGGCCACACGAAGAAAGGCCCAGCGATGATGCCCCACCGCTCCATGTCCCGGTCATCAACTTGGCGGGCTTTCTCTCGGGTGATCCGGCGGAGGTAATGGAGGTGTGCCGGCTCGTCGACGAAGCGTGCCGAAAGCATGGCTTCTTCCTCGTAGTCAATCACGGCATTGAGTCCCAACTGATTGCCCGCGCTCGCAGCTACATGGACGAGTTCTTTGAACTTCCATTCTCTGAAAAACAGAGGGTTTTGAGAAAACCAGGGGAGCTGTTCGGCTATTCCAGCAGTTTGAATGGCCGTTTCTCGTCGAAACTCCCATGGAAGGAAACGCTTTCTGTTCATTATTCTACTAGGAAAAACACTCCCACCAACATCGTCAAAGACTATCTCCGAAACACTTTGGGTGAACATTTCGAAGAGCCAGG GAGTGTTTTTCAGGATTTGTCGAACGCCATGAGTAGGCTTTCCCTTGAAATTGTGGAGCTACTGGGAGCTAGCCTCGGAGTAGGCAGAGCCCATTTTAAGGATTTTTACGAAGAAACCGACTCCATAATGAGGCTGAATAACTACCCTTCATGTCCAAAACCAGAGCTGACATTAGGAATCGGACCTCATTCTGATCCAGCATCTTTAACCATTCTCCACCAACACCAAGTGGGAGGACTCCAAGTATTCGTTGACGACAAATGGTGCTCAGTTAGTTCAGATTTCGACGCCTTCGTTGTTAACATCGGTGACACCTTCATG GCTCTTTCTAATGGGATATACAAGAGTTGCTTTCACCGTGTAGTAGTGAATAACCAAAAACCTAGGAAAACTCTAGCATTCTTTTTGACTGTGAGTACTGAAAAAGTGATAAGTCCACCAAGTGAGTTGGTGAACGATTCGAACCCTCGGATTTACCCGGATTTTACATGGCCTCAGTTTGTTGAGTTCACTCTTAACCATTACAGAGCTGACATGCATACCCTTAAAATGTTCGCAAACTGGTTACATCAGAACAAGAATTGA